The proteins below are encoded in one region of Archocentrus centrarchus isolate MPI-CPG fArcCen1 chromosome 13, fArcCen1, whole genome shotgun sequence:
- the kbtbd3 gene encoding kelch repeat and BTB domain-containing protein 3, translating into MNENQDLSSCLTNTHNPCSSNSPPSNKPGSAPQCNGVPERRTMLRVSESHGLQLLGVLRSLRERGLLFDFTIKVQEHSFPCHRCVLAACSDFFRAMFEVDMRECGDGSVTLGNQCPAAVGSFLDFAYSGEALITDGNVEILFQLASFLQVSVLSKACSDFLIGTMDVYNCLSLFSLAEAYGSASLLQSANEFVVQNFSELSKMQDFLDMQVNILEACLGSDTLNVPSEEAVVLSLLRWIRHDLPGRQKLLPGLLSLTRLHHLPAPALKSLCDSDPLLCDDESCLSLVSEAQSRQTKYNGLLTDARPATTQSYIYIHKTEENGEIRHTFCYCLETDQWKELGAGQEEGTAIMPDPPGSYLTSYAEKMFVTGGCQGNCCRAIRLHVAEPFHDATDEVWCFCPVTLSCTPAPAMLKPRTMHAAVSCLDRVYVIGGRTKGSRGGAPSLLEVEYYNPLAQTWCSVSPLPTAIFYPEASACGSVIYTLGSEVEITDSFNPSLDCFFCYDALQDQWSRLVAEFGQFFHATLVKAVSINNTLHLCDLSTYKVYSFCPETCVWKGEGSFECAGFNAGAVGMRDRIYILGGDYSPDEITDEVQVYYSGRSQWEEVAPMPKALTEFHCQLISFNRYRDPWCDTA; encoded by the exons ATGAATGAAAATCAAGATTTGTCCTCGTGTTTGACCAACACCCACAACCCCTGCAGCAGCAATAGCCCACCCAGCAATAAACCTGGCAGTGCTCCACAATGCAATGGGGTCCCAGAGCGTCGGACGATGCTGCGGGTGTCTGAGTCCCATGGACTGCAGCTCCTGGGCGTGCTCAGATCGCTCAGGGAGAGAGGCCTGCTGTTTGACTTCACCATTAAGGTGCAGGAACACAGCTTTCCCTGTCATCGTTGTGTTCTTGCAGCCTGTAGTGATTTTTTCag GGCCATGTTTGAGGTGGATATGCGAGAGTGTGGTGATGGTTCGGTGACGCTAGGTAACCAGTGTCCAGCAGCAGTGGGTTCTTTCCTGGACTTTGCCTACTCTGGAGAGGCACTTATCACTGATGGCAATGTAGAGATATTGTTTCAGCTTGCCTCTTTTCTGCAG GTGTCTGTCCTGTCCAAAGCTTGCAGCGACTTCCTGATAGGAACCATGGATGTTTACAACTGTCTGTCCCTCTTTTCTCTGGCTGAGGCATACGGCTCAGCCTCTCTCCTTCAAAGTGCCAACGAGTTTGTAGTTCAGAACTTCTCTGAACTCTCCAAAATGCAGGACTTCCTGGATATGCAG GTTAATATCTTGGAGGCATGCCTAGGGTCAGATACTCTAAATGTGCCCAGCGAGGAGGCAGTGGTGTTGTCTCTCCTTAGATGGATTCGCCATGATCTCCCAGGAAGACAGAAGCTGTTGCCAGGATTGCTGTCTTTAACTCGACTGCACCATCTCCCTGCACCTGCACTAAAG TCTCTTTGTGATTCAGACCCTCTCCTCTGCGATGATGAGTCCTGTCTCAGCCTTGTGTCAGAAGCCCAGAGCAGACAGACAAAATACAATGGCCTGCTCACTGATGCCAGGCCCGCAACCACACAGAGCTATATCTACATCCACAAGACTGAGGAGAATGGAGAGATCCGGCATACCTTCTGCTACTGTCTGGAAACAGACCAGTGGAAAGAGCTGGGAGCAGGGCAAGAAGAGGGGACAGCTATAATGCCAGACCCACCAGGATCTTATCTCACCAGCTATGCTGAGAAG ATGTTTGTCacaggtggttgccaggggaattGTTGCCGGGCGATACGTCTCCATGTGGCTGAACCTTTCCACGATGCCACTGATGAGGTTTGGTGCTTCTGTCCCGTGACCTTATCCTGCACACCTGCACCGGCCATGCTTAAGCCCAGAACCATGCACGCAGCCGTGTCCTGCCTGGACCGAGTGTATGTTATTGGGGGACGGACCAAGGGATCCAGAGGGGGGGCTCCCAGTCTGCTGGAG GTGGAGTATTACAACCCTTTGGCCCAAACCTGGTGCTCTGTCAGTCCACTGCCCACTGCCATCTTCTACCCTGAGGCCAGTGCTTGTGGCAGTGTAATCTATACACTGGGGTCAGAGGTGGAAATCACAGATTCCTTTAACCCCTCACTCGACTGCTTCTTCTGCTATGATGCCCTGCAGGACCAGTGGAGCCGCCTGGTGGCAGAGTTTGGCCAGTTCTTCCATGCTACATTGGTCAAGGCTGTGTCAATTAATAATACACTGCACCTCTGTGATTTGTCCACATATAAA gtcTACAGTTTTTGTCCAGAGACCTGTGTCTGGAAGGGTGAAGGGTCATTTGAATGTGCTGGGTTCAATGCTGGAGCAGTGGGcatgagagacagaatctacaTTCTGGGCGGAGACTATTCACCTGATGAGATCACTGATGAGGTTCAG GTGTACTACAGTGGGAGGAGTCAATGGGAGGAAGTGGCACCCATGCCCAAAGCTCTCACTGAGTTCCACTGCCAGCTCATCAGCTTCAACAGATACAGAGACCCATGGTGTGATACAGCATAA
- the sln gene encoding sarcolipin, which produces MDRSVQELFLNFMIVLITVLLMWLLVKSYQD; this is translated from the coding sequence ATGGATCGCTCAGTACAGGAGCTGTTCCTCAACTTCATGATCGTCTTAATCACTGTGCTGCTGATGTGGCTGCTGGTGAAATCTTACCAGGACTAA